The Bacteroidota bacterium genome window below encodes:
- a CDS encoding GNAT family N-acetyltransferase encodes MISIRKASINDYATLIDLWTASGLPYKPEGRDSREAMEKEFQRGISTYLIAEDQQKPIGTVLITHDGRKGWINRLAIIPGYRKRGIARQLITEAEKILDEQGIGIYACLIEGYNQTSLEVFQKLGYVDFEGIHYLTKRKFPGI; translated from the coding sequence ATGATTAGCATCCGAAAAGCCAGCATCAACGATTACGCCACCCTCATTGATCTATGGACGGCCTCCGGCCTGCCATACAAACCTGAGGGCAGGGACAGCCGTGAAGCAATGGAGAAAGAATTTCAGCGTGGCATCTCCACCTATCTGATCGCTGAAGATCAGCAAAAACCCATTGGCACCGTCCTCATCACCCACGACGGCCGCAAAGGCTGGATCAACCGCCTGGCCATCATCCCAGGATACAGAAAACGTGGCATAGCCCGCCAACTGATCACCGAAGCCGAAAAGATCCTGGATGAACAAGGCATCGGAATCTATGCCTGCCTGATCGAAGGCTATAACCAAACCTCACTGGAGGTATTCCAAAAGCTTGGATATGTTGATTTTGAAGGAATACATTATTTGACAAAGAGGAAGTTTCCGGGGATTTGA